The Haloarcula laminariae genomic sequence GCTAGAGAGATAGCCGTCCCGCCAGAGGACCACACTGAATCCGAGAGGGCGATGTTTCCAGGCTGGAGCTTGCCGCCGGTGTAGACTCCAGTCGTTGCGAGCGAGGCGAGGGTGAAAATCCCGCCAGTGATTGTGTCTACCGTGTCGATTTTTCCGAACATAGTTGCTCAGGCCGTCCGTACGGCCATGCCCGCCGGTCTCGGGTGGTTCGGTAAAAGTGAGGTAGTGACTCGGTGCTATACCCGTCCGACTTATATTAATATACGAAAACAGTTTACTGTGAGCCGAGATCGGCCTAATCTTGCTGATGAGTTCTTCTCTAAAACACCAGAACGTGGTGTAGGATTTGAAATCACTTTGGCAGCCTTGTTAGCTACTGCTCTATTGGCTTACTCACTCCCAAACCACCCGCTAATCAGCCAGTTAATCGGTTTTAGCCTTTTGGGGGCCACTCTTTTGCGCAGGATAGCTCAAGCCAGTCCCTTCGCTCCGGAGGAGAAAATAATGGATAGAACAGTACCTATTCTCACTTCTCTCACCTCCGCTGGTATCATTTCCTTACTCGCCAGTTTCAGTATGCACTCTGGATTAACATGGATTCCACCAATTCGGCTATTTGCACTGACCGGAATTATCCTGTTTGCAATCCTGTTTCTTTTGCAGGAATTACTATTCCGGGACTATCTCATCTGGTGGTTCGCAAAGTTCAAAGAAAAATCCCAGAATAATGACTTCCCTGAGGAACTTTGGGAACAGATGGCTATCGTCATTCGTCTTTAGCTAAGACTCACACCTCGGTTGCGTAGCGGTAGCGAGCGTATCCTGTAAGATCGGTCGTTGCTGGTGTATTTTCTGTGCGTCTTCGAACAGCCGCTCCAACAGCGGCGGTGGCGAGTAACCGAGATACTCACCGAGTTCGTGGAGGATGAGCTGGGCGTGCGACCGGAAGGTCGCCGCCCAGCGTTCCGGCGGAAACACGATCTCATTGTCGGCTTGCTCAGTGACCAGATCCAACAGGTCACGGCTCACCAACAGCGACAGCAACGCCGCGTACAGCAGAATTTCCACGACAGCCGGGTTGCTCGTGTCGAACTCATCTAGTTCGTACTGCGTCTTCAGCTCACGGAACAACGTCTCTACCTCCCACCGACACCGATACAGCGTTGCTAGATCCGACGGGAGAAACTCTTCTCTCGGCAGATTCGTGATGTACAGATGGTAGTCGTCGGCGTCCGAATCGCGGACGCCGACGACGCGGAATCGCTTCGTGTCCAGCGAGCGTGTTCCCTCGTACTGCCCTCGCTTAAACTCCGCTTCGACCTCCACGTCGATGTACTTCCGCGAGAGGTCATCGACCACATCCTGGATCTGCTCGCCTGCCAAGGGAATGGCGCGCCCGCGCCATTCCCGTAATTCCTCTGTTATCACCGGATTCGCGTTCTGCTTCAGCCGGCTGACGAAGTAGCCGTCGTTCTCGTCGATCAACGCGAAGCGGCGGTACTTGAAGTACGCTAAGTCGAACAGAACGAGCCGTCCGTGTAGCCACGAACCCGTCTTGAACAGCGTGCTGTCGTGTGTTTTCTCGTCAGTCACGTCGAAACGTTCAATCGTCCGGTCGGTGGCGTTGTGGAGCAGGTGGAGCTTCGCTCCAGCCTGCTCCTCGTGGCGTGCTTGGAACTCATCAGAGAGGAACTCGTGCAACCGCAGGACGGTTCCATCAGCGATCATTACGTCCCTGAATCGGCCGATATCAGCGTCAACAGCGTCGGGAACAGCGACCTCGTCGAGACCGTACTCGACGAGGTCGCGGAGATACTCGGCGAGTAACGGCGTTAACCGGTGGTAGAAGCCGCCGGGAGAGATCGGTTCGTCGGCTGTCGAATTATAGCTGCGTCTGAAGCCAGCAAGTGTTCGGCTTTCGCCTGCGGCGAAGCCGAACACGAGCGCCCACACGAGGGCTGGAATCTGCAACTTACCCTCTCGCTCGACCACGCCGAGTTGCTCGGCGTGCTCTTCGAGGAACTCGGAGGGAAACAGTGTAGTGAGACGACGCATAATTCGGGATGAGGAGGCGTCTTGGTGCACACTTGCCGCCTCCTCGTTCCTCTCGAAAAGTAGCCTCGATAAGCCGCCGCTGTCACGTGGTTCTTCTCTTAGCTAAAGACGGATGAGTAAACACCCATTCCCCAATATCTCCTACCGAACATTTAGACTACGAACACTGTAGTCATCATGTAAAGTAAAATAAGGCGGATAAACATAGAAGCAGAAACGGAATAAAACACCCAGCATATGCACTCAACTGACATAGACAACGTACTTATAGTCTACGAGAAGTTTGCTACGGCCAAATCAGGCGGTGCCCGTGAATCTCTGTTGACCCTCCTCAATGGTTTAGCCCGTAATAGGGATATCTCTGTAACCGTATACCAAACCCCGCCAATCGACGCGTGGCCGACGACCGAATACGAGTATGAGGTCAATTCGATTCAAATCAGATCAGTCCCGAAATTCACGTGGATGAATCAGGTGTACGCCCGTCACCAGTGGAGGCGGGAACTGCGGTCTGTCGTCGATGACACCTACGACCTGATACTCACACAGAACCGGGTCGCGCCAGCAGCTATCTCCGTTGCGAATCAGGCCGGGATTCCGTCGTTGTTTTTTGTACGAAGTATGGCGTTGACTGGGTACGAGAAATATAATCCCGAAAAAGGGACTATCGCAAATCTTCGGCAGACGGACCTCGGTGGACGCGTTCAGTATCCGTTCCTCCGACGAAATTTTCGACAGTATCGAGAGGCAGCACAGCTCTCGTCGCACACTATTGCTAACAGTGAATTCACGCGTTCCCGGCTCGCGGAACTGTTCGATATCGACGCACGCGTTATTTATCCACCAATTCAGTTGGAGCAATACCGTGTCGAGTACAACACGAGCGGCTCCATTGTGATGGTCAATCCTCGGGCCGAATACAAGGGGCCTGATATCTTCCTGAAGATCGCGAAAGAGATGTCCGAAGAGTCGTTCATCCTCGCTGGGCCGTTGCCCTCACAGGAGATGGAGGAACAGACCGAGCAAATGGATAACGTGTCATACATCGAGTGGTGTGAGGACATACGAACGGTGTACCGAGACGCGAAGGTGGTGGTCGTTCCATCACGGTGGGAAGAACCGTTCGGCCGGGTACCAGCGGAAGCGATGGTCAGCGGTATCCCGTGTGTCGTGAGTGACCGCGGCGGGCTGCCCGAGGTAGTCGGAGAGACTGGAGAAATCGTTAGAGATATCGAATTGACGGAGGCATGGACTGCCGCCATTGAGAGGGCACTGGATAACCACGATCCCGATGCCCAGCGTGACCGCGTCTCCCGGTTCTCCGCCGAGACACAGATACATTGCCTGGAGGAACTACTCGACGAACTGTGAGCGCTTCTCTGAGAGCGATACTGACTCTATCGAGTCAGTTCTGCCAGCAGTTCCGAAATCTCGTCACCTTGGTTTTTAGGCGTCATCGATTCCTATCTTCGGGAGTCCATAGAAGATGCACTTTCGTACTCCCACACCAAATCGAAGTACCGCTTCATACCGGCGACGAACGACCCGTTCTCCGTCAGGGCCGCCTGGCGCATGTGGTTTGGCACGTCTGGTTCCTCGACCAGGAGAATCGCCTCGCCGCCGTCGTAGTCCATGCTCGGGTCGACGAGCGTCCCCCGCCACGGCAGTTTCTCCGTGCTGAATCGAATGCCGACGTCCGGCAGCTCCGACGCCAGCCGCTCGACCATCTCAGCCTGGACCGCCGCCTTCTCCGCCGGTAACGCGTCGGGATGGAGAAAGAGCACCGACACGTCCACGCCGCGCTCGACGGCCCCCTCCAGCGCCCCGATAACGCTGTCCAGATACGCGAAACTGTTCGTGATGATGCCGAGCGTCTCCTCGGCGTCGCCGTAGAGCCGGCGAGTCTCGCGCTCGCTCGGTTCGCCCACGTCGACGACGTGGAACAGCTCGGCTGTCGGGGAGATGTTCTCGCTGGCGCGCTCGAACTGCGGGCCGTATTCCGACAGGAAGGCGTCCCGGCCGGCCTCGATGTCGGCCGCGAAGGCCTCGTAGGACTGGCGGCTGTTCTCGATGGCGCGGTCGAGTATCTCGTCGGGGGCCTTGGGCTGGTACTCCTTGGGGCGGCCGGGTATCACCTTGATGAACCCCCGGTCTGCGAGGGACTCCAGGACGCCGTAGATGCGGGCCTTGGGGATGCCCGTGGCTTCGGCGAGATTCGGCGCCGTGGTCCGGCCCAGCGTCAGCAGCTGCTCTATAGCCGTCGTCTCGTACTCGGTCAGCCCAACGCGGTCGAACACGTCGGACGCTTCGGTCATACTCTCCCCTCTGTGGCCTGGTAGGTAAAACGCGCGGGAAACGCCGGAAAGTATTTATCCGCCGCTCAAGTTAGTTACTCGCAACGTGAGTAACCAGCAATCCGAAGCCCGCGAGCGCGACGACGCACACCTGCAGGACGTCGACGACGGCTGTGGCTGTGTCGAAGTGTGGGAACACATGAGCGAGGACCGCGACGACTGACCCCGGAACGTTCGGAGCGCTTTCTCTGCCCCCAGCGGCTGCGATGAATCGGACCCTGAGAGCTTTCGACTGCTCGCTAGGAATCGACGTAGTCTCAGTTTGCACTGCGATTACTTACCGCCCGAAAGCCCTCGACTGCTCGCGGGCGCTGTGACGGATACCTCGCTTTGCTCGGTAGTGCCGACACAGCGCCCGCGACCAGCCTCGCCCTTTCAGTCCGCCAGGGACGACCCCGATAGCCTGCCTTTCCCCGGGTCGTGCGACGGCACGCACTCCCGGCCACGAAGCCGTTTCATCGGCTGAGTCGGGGGAGGGAAGGCCAGCTCTGCCTGGCGGACTGGAAGGGCGAACGCGGTCGGCGCGGCTGCGCGGGCCCTATCCGAGCGCCGCGAGGATATCCCGCACAGCCGCGTCGAGCGGGTGAGGGCTTCCGGGGCTGAAGAGTGGCGGTGCGGTTACAGACTGTCGCTAGCGGGGTCGAGTAGTCGACGCTGAGTACACACCCTGGGACCCGCATTTATTTGAGTGCGCGTGGCAGACGTTCGACAATGGCCGACCGAGACGACGTTTGCGTGTTGCTCCCAGCCTACAACGAGGCTGCGACCATCGAGTCTGTCGTCGAGGGGTTTCGCGGCGCGGGGTTCGAGAACGTCCTCGTCGTCGACGGCGGCAGCGCGGACGACACCTACGAACTCGCCGAGGCCGCCGGCGCACGCGTCGTCGAGCAGTCGGGCGAGGGGAAGGGACAGGCCGTCCGCGAGGCCGTTCGCCGGTATATCGAGGCGCCTTACGTGCTGATGGCCGACGCCGACGAGACCTACCGGGCCGAGGAGGCCGACCGGATGCTGGAACCGCTGTTCGACGGGCGGGCCGAACACGTCATCGGCGACCGCTTTGCCGACATGAAACCCGGCGCGATGACGCGGCTCAACCGGGTCGGCAACCGCATCATCAACGGCGCGTTCTCACTCATCCACGGCCACGACTACGCCGACATACTCAGCGGCTATCGCGCGTTCACCCGCGAGTCGTTCCAGCGGCTCTCGCTGTCGTCCGAGGGGTTCGGCATCGAGACGGAGATGGCCGTCGAGTGCGTCAAACACGGCGTCCGAACCGTCGTCGTTCCGATAACGTACCTGCCACGGCCCGACGAGTCCGAGACGAACCTCCGGCCGGTCCGGGACGGCGGACTGATACTCGTGACGCTGTACCGGATGGCCAAGACGAACAACCCCCTCTTTTACTTCGGTAGCGTCGGCATGTCGACCATCGCCGTGGGGGCGGTGCTGGGTGTCTACGTCATCTACGACTGGTTCGTCAGGGGCGTCTCCCATGAGGTCATCGCCACGGTCGGCGGTATCGCCGTCGTGTTGGGAATTCAGTTGCTGATGTTCGGCGTCCTCTCCGACATGATCGTGACGGTGAGCCGGGAGCAGACACAGCAGCTCGAAAGCATCGCCAATCGTCTGAGCGAGGAGCGCCGGGCCGCCCGGAGCTCGGACGACGAGACGGACGCGCCGGCCCCGGAGAACCGGCAGAACTGAGACGGGCGGAGGTCAATCGCCGCCCACGCGTCGGGCCGGCTCAGAACGGGACCAGGGCCCGAAGCTGTGTCAACAGGCTGTTGGAGGTCGCCTCCCGCTTTCGCTCGAACGGGGGATGGAGCGCGTTGAACAGCTCCTGCTCGGAGTCGAAGCGGGTCTCTGTCGCCATTTCGAGGGCCTCCCCGACGGTCATGCTGTGGCCGGCGGAGTCGAAGGGCACCTCGATGTGGCCCGCCTGCTCGCGCACTTCGCGGGCGGTGGCGGGGTAGTCGATGGTCTCCTCGCCGAGCTTGGCGTCGAGCGCCGCGATGCCGAACTCGATAGCGGTCGGCTCCTCGGTGTCG encodes the following:
- a CDS encoding TrmB family transcriptional regulator, coding for MTEASDVFDRVGLTEYETTAIEQLLTLGRTTAPNLAEATGIPKARIYGVLESLADRGFIKVIPGRPKEYQPKAPDEILDRAIENSRQSYEAFAADIEAGRDAFLSEYGPQFERASENISPTAELFHVVDVGEPSERETRRLYGDAEETLGIITNSFAYLDSVIGALEGAVERGVDVSVLFLHPDALPAEKAAVQAEMVERLASELPDVGIRFSTEKLPWRGTLVDPSMDYDGGEAILLVEEPDVPNHMRQAALTENGSFVAGMKRYFDLVWEYESASSMDSRR
- a CDS encoding IS4 family transposase, which translates into the protein MRRLTTLFPSEFLEEHAEQLGVVEREGKLQIPALVWALVFGFAAGESRTLAGFRRSYNSTADEPISPGGFYHRLTPLLAEYLRDLVEYGLDEVAVPDAVDADIGRFRDVMIADGTVLRLHEFLSDEFQARHEEQAGAKLHLLHNATDRTIERFDVTDEKTHDSTLFKTGSWLHGRLVLFDLAYFKYRRFALIDENDGYFVSRLKQNANPVITEELREWRGRAIPLAGEQIQDVVDDLSRKYIDVEVEAEFKRGQYEGTRSLDTKRFRVVGVRDSDADDYHLYITNLPREEFLPSDLATLYRCRWEVETLFRELKTQYELDEFDTSNPAVVEILLYAALLSLLVSRDLLDLVTEQADNEIVFPPERWAATFRSHAQLILHELGEYLGYSPPPLLERLFEDAQKIHQQRPILQDTLATATQPRCES
- the aglJ gene encoding S-layer glycoprotein N-glycosyltransferase AglJ yields the protein MADRDDVCVLLPAYNEAATIESVVEGFRGAGFENVLVVDGGSADDTYELAEAAGARVVEQSGEGKGQAVREAVRRYIEAPYVLMADADETYRAEEADRMLEPLFDGRAEHVIGDRFADMKPGAMTRLNRVGNRIINGAFSLIHGHDYADILSGYRAFTRESFQRLSLSSEGFGIETEMAVECVKHGVRTVVVPITYLPRPDESETNLRPVRDGGLILVTLYRMAKTNNPLFYFGSVGMSTIAVGAVLGVYVIYDWFVRGVSHEVIATVGGIAVVLGIQLLMFGVLSDMIVTVSREQTQQLESIANRLSEERRAARSSDDETDAPAPENRQN
- a CDS encoding glycosyltransferase family 4 protein codes for the protein MHSTDIDNVLIVYEKFATAKSGGARESLLTLLNGLARNRDISVTVYQTPPIDAWPTTEYEYEVNSIQIRSVPKFTWMNQVYARHQWRRELRSVVDDTYDLILTQNRVAPAAISVANQAGIPSLFFVRSMALTGYEKYNPEKGTIANLRQTDLGGRVQYPFLRRNFRQYREAAQLSSHTIANSEFTRSRLAELFDIDARVIYPPIQLEQYRVEYNTSGSIVMVNPRAEYKGPDIFLKIAKEMSEESFILAGPLPSQEMEEQTEQMDNVSYIEWCEDIRTVYRDAKVVVVPSRWEEPFGRVPAEAMVSGIPCVVSDRGGLPEVVGETGEIVRDIELTEAWTAAIERALDNHDPDAQRDRVSRFSAETQIHCLEELLDEL